The Pseudomonas sp. DG56-2 genome contains a region encoding:
- the hbdH gene encoding 3-hydroxybutyrate dehydrogenase gives MNLTGKTAVVTGSTSGIGLGIAHVLARAGADLILNGFGDVNAAIAEVARHGTRIGHHPADLGDVAQIEDLFGYAEREFGGVDILVNNAGIQHVAAVEDFPVDRWDAIIAINLSAVFHGTRLVLPGMRARNWGRIVNIASVHGQVGSTGKAAYVAAKHAVVGLTKVVGLETATSNITCNAICPGWVLTPLVQKQIDDRAASGIDPQQVQHDLLAEKQPSLAFVTPEHLGELVLFLCSEAGSQVRGAAWNIDGGWLAQ, from the coding sequence ATGAATCTCACAGGCAAGACAGCAGTAGTGACCGGCTCCACCAGTGGCATCGGCCTGGGCATCGCGCACGTGCTGGCACGAGCCGGCGCCGATTTGATCCTCAACGGTTTCGGTGACGTCAACGCTGCCATCGCCGAAGTTGCCCGCCACGGTACACGGATCGGGCATCACCCCGCCGACCTGGGCGATGTTGCGCAAATCGAAGACCTGTTCGGCTACGCCGAACGCGAGTTTGGTGGCGTCGATATTCTGGTCAACAACGCGGGCATCCAGCACGTAGCGGCGGTGGAAGATTTTCCGGTGGATCGTTGGGACGCGATCATCGCGATCAACCTGTCTGCGGTGTTCCACGGTACACGCCTGGTGCTGCCGGGCATGCGCGCGCGCAACTGGGGTCGCATCGTCAACATTGCCTCGGTGCATGGCCAGGTCGGCTCCACCGGCAAGGCAGCCTATGTCGCCGCCAAGCATGCCGTCGTCGGGCTGACCAAGGTGGTTGGGCTGGAAACCGCGACCAGCAACATCACTTGTAACGCCATCTGCCCAGGATGGGTACTGACTCCGCTGGTGCAAAAACAGATCGATGATCGCGCCGCCAGCGGCATTGACCCGCAGCAGGTACAGCACGATCTGTTGGCCGAAAAGCAGCCTTCTCTGGCCTTTGTCACTCCCGAACACCTGGGTGAGCTGGTATTGTTTCTGTGTAGCGAAGCTGGCAGCCAGGTTCGTGGCGCTGCCTGGAACATCGATGGTGGCTGGCTGGCCCAATGA
- the eco gene encoding serine protease inhibitor ecotin, with protein MRPIPFTALLTLTLALGTSVQAASLKDVAPYPEAEKGFTRQVIHVPEQADESAFKLEVLAGKQLQVDCNRQHLGGTLEEKTLEGWGYSYYRLDKVMGPASTLMACPDNRKQEAFVPVVGDGFLLRYNSKLPVVVYVPEGVEVRYRIWSASDEVKKASVE; from the coding sequence ATGCGCCCAATCCCTTTCACTGCGTTGCTCACCCTGACCCTGGCACTCGGCACCTCGGTACAGGCCGCCAGCCTCAAGGACGTAGCACCTTACCCCGAGGCCGAAAAAGGCTTTACCCGTCAGGTCATTCACGTGCCTGAGCAAGCCGACGAGTCGGCGTTCAAGCTGGAAGTACTGGCGGGCAAGCAACTGCAGGTCGACTGCAACCGCCAGCACTTGGGCGGCACGCTGGAAGAAAAAACCCTGGAAGGCTGGGGCTACAGTTACTACCGCCTGGATAAAGTCATGGGCCCGGCATCCACGCTGATGGCATGCCCGGACAACCGCAAGCAAGAGGCCTTTGTGCCAGTCGTCGGCGACGGCTTCCTGCTGCGTTACAACAGCAAACTGCCGGTGGTGGTATACGTGCCCGAAGGTGTCGAAGTGCGTTATCGCATCTGGTCGGCCTCTGACGAGGTGAAGAAGGCCAGCGTCGAGTAA
- a CDS encoding DUF1652 domain-containing protein produces the protein MLSTLELRNIIECSFLPVRCQCTLAADRSLTVKVFDRTCERVDLLVTGIDAEQLTSSRAISDLIAGLRNDLADQRQRYAGRRRDSL, from the coding sequence ATGCTCTCGACCCTGGAGTTGCGTAACATCATTGAATGCAGTTTTCTGCCCGTACGCTGCCAATGCACACTGGCCGCTGATCGTTCCCTTACGGTTAAGGTGTTTGATCGAACCTGCGAACGGGTTGACCTGCTGGTTACCGGTATCGATGCCGAGCAGTTGACCAGCAGCCGGGCAATTTCCGATCTGATCGCAGGCTTGCGCAACGATCTCGCCGACCAGCGCCAGCGGTACGCGGGGCGTCGGCGTGACAGCCTTTAA
- a CDS encoding sigma-54-dependent Fis family transcriptional regulator yields the protein MPASDSLKDYQQVRQLAIRSLFEIIEQFSEGTLIVDRDARIVWMNERYARRFGLEDAASVIGQPCESVIPGSLMREVISNGRPILLDMLDTPKEPLVVMRLPVHDAQGELIGAIGFALFDELRSLSPLLKRYASMQQELASTRSLLRARQAKYSFAQFIGTSAASLEVKRRARRGASSDSSILLLGETGTGKELLAHAIHAASPRAHKAFVSINSAAIPETLLEAEFFGTAPGAFTGADRKGRPGKLQLAEGGTLFLDEIGDMPLPLQSKLLRVLQEKEYEPVGSNQMMHSDVRIIAATSTDLGAAMARGEFRADLYYRLNVLPIHVPALRERLEDLPALSEAILEELGSQHELDAEAQALLARHTWPGNIRELRNVLERTTLLADQTQLNARDLQAAMGNFEPFERETAPVSFKQACADFERQLLGTTLARCAGSVPQAAKELGLGRSTLYKKLVALGLSSQ from the coding sequence ATGCCTGCCAGTGACAGCCTCAAGGATTACCAACAGGTGCGCCAACTGGCGATTCGTTCGCTGTTCGAAATCATCGAGCAGTTCAGCGAGGGCACCCTTATCGTCGACCGCGATGCGCGGATTGTGTGGATGAACGAACGCTACGCCCGCCGGTTTGGCCTCGAAGATGCAGCCAGCGTCATCGGCCAACCCTGCGAGAGCGTGATTCCCGGCAGCTTGATGCGCGAGGTGATCAGCAACGGTCGACCTATCCTCCTGGACATGCTCGACACCCCCAAAGAGCCATTGGTGGTGATGCGCCTGCCGGTCCACGACGCGCAGGGCGAGTTGATCGGTGCCATTGGTTTTGCCCTGTTCGATGAACTGCGCAGCCTGTCGCCGCTGCTCAAGCGCTACGCCAGCATGCAGCAGGAGCTGGCCTCGACCCGTTCGCTGCTGCGTGCACGCCAGGCCAAGTACAGCTTTGCGCAGTTCATCGGCACCAGCGCCGCCAGTCTTGAAGTCAAGCGCCGCGCCCGGCGCGGCGCCAGCAGCGACTCATCCATTTTGCTGCTGGGGGAAACGGGCACCGGCAAAGAGCTGCTTGCCCATGCCATTCACGCCGCTTCACCCAGGGCGCACAAGGCATTTGTCAGCATCAACAGCGCTGCCATTCCAGAAACCTTGCTGGAAGCCGAATTCTTCGGCACCGCACCCGGCGCTTTTACCGGTGCCGACCGCAAGGGCCGTCCGGGCAAGCTGCAACTGGCGGAGGGCGGTACCCTGTTTCTCGATGAAATCGGCGACATGCCGCTGCCATTGCAGAGCAAGTTGCTGCGGGTACTGCAGGAAAAGGAGTACGAGCCGGTGGGTTCCAATCAGATGATGCACAGTGATGTAAGAATCATCGCCGCGACCTCGACCGATCTTGGCGCGGCAATGGCGCGTGGCGAGTTCCGCGCCGACCTGTACTACCGGCTGAACGTCTTGCCGATTCATGTCCCGGCATTGCGTGAGCGCCTGGAAGACCTGCCCGCCTTGAGCGAAGCGATTCTTGAAGAGTTGGGCAGTCAGCACGAACTGGACGCCGAAGCGCAGGCGTTATTGGCCCGCCACACCTGGCCAGGCAACATCCGCGAACTGCGCAATGTGTTGGAACGCACTACGTTGCTGGCTGACCAGACGCAGCTGAACGCTCGGGACCTGCAGGCAGCCATGGGCAACTTCGAGCCGTTTGAGCGGGAAACTGCGCCAGTGAGTTTTAAGCAGGCCTGTGCCGATTTTGAGCGACAGTTGCTCGGTACAACCCTTGCCCGCTGCGCAGGCAGCGTGCCACAGGCGGCGAAGGAACTGGGGCTGGGCCGGTCTACCTTGTATAAAAAATTGGTTGCGCTGGGGCTTTCGTCTCAATAA
- a CDS encoding ABC transporter permease, which produces MFSLSPISRRRLQRFRRNRRGWYSLWLFAVMLVLSLGAELVANDKPLVMGYQGQLYFPAFKRYTEQTFGGQLPFQPDYRSQYVQRLIKDQGGWMLFAPVPFSADTPNYDLQQPAPSPPSTTNWLGTDDQARDVLARVLYGTRVSILFALALTLISTVIGIAAGALQGYHGGWVDLIGQRLLEVWSGLPVLYLLIILSGFVEPSFWWLLGIMALFSWLALVDVVRAEFLRGRNLEYVQAARALGLQDSGVILRHILPNAMNATFTYLPFILTGAITTLTALDFLGFGMPAGSASLGELVNQGKQNLQAPWLGFTAFFALALILSLLVFIGDALREAFDPRA; this is translated from the coding sequence ATGTTCAGTCTCTCGCCCATTTCGCGCAGACGCCTGCAGCGCTTTCGGCGCAATCGTCGCGGCTGGTATTCGCTGTGGCTGTTCGCTGTAATGCTGGTGTTGAGCCTGGGCGCGGAACTGGTGGCTAATGACAAGCCGCTGGTGATGGGTTACCAAGGACAACTGTATTTCCCGGCATTCAAGCGTTACACCGAGCAGACCTTCGGCGGTCAGCTGCCTTTTCAACCGGATTACCGCAGCCAATATGTGCAAAGGCTGATCAAGGATCAGGGCGGATGGATGCTGTTCGCCCCCGTGCCATTCAGTGCCGACACGCCCAATTACGACCTGCAGCAGCCCGCCCCTAGTCCACCTTCGACGACCAACTGGCTAGGCACCGACGACCAGGCCCGCGATGTATTGGCACGAGTGCTCTACGGCACACGGGTATCGATCCTGTTTGCCCTGGCGCTGACCTTGATCAGCACGGTGATTGGTATTGCCGCTGGCGCCTTGCAGGGTTATCACGGCGGCTGGGTGGACCTGATCGGCCAACGCTTGCTGGAGGTCTGGTCCGGCCTGCCGGTACTTTACCTGCTGATTATCCTCAGTGGCTTTGTCGAGCCGAGCTTCTGGTGGCTGCTGGGGATAATGGCGCTGTTTTCCTGGCTGGCCCTGGTGGACGTGGTGCGCGCCGAATTTCTTCGCGGGCGCAACCTTGAGTACGTGCAGGCCGCTCGCGCCCTGGGCTTGCAAGACAGCGGCGTGATCCTGCGGCATATCTTGCCCAATGCCATGAATGCCACCTTCACTTACTTGCCGTTCATTCTCACCGGCGCGATCACCACCCTTACCGCTCTGGACTTTCTCGGCTTCGGCATGCCCGCCGGAAGTGCATCGCTCGGCGAGTTGGTCAATCAGGGCAAGCAGAACCTGCAGGCGCCCTGGCTGGGCTTTACCGCGTTCTTTGCTCTGGCCTTGATCCTGTCACTGTTGGTGTTCATTGGCGATGCCTTGCGCGAAGCTTTCGATCCACGGGCATAA
- a CDS encoding GntP family permease, producing MSVIIALAALALLMLAAYRGYSVILFAPIAALGAVLLTDPSAVAPAFTGVFMEKMVGFIKLYFPVFLLGAVFGKLIELSGFSRSIVAAAIRLLGTRQAMLVIVLVCALLTYGGVSLFVVVFAVYPFAAEMFRQSNIPKRLIPATIALGAFSFTMDALPGTPQIQNIIPSTFFNTTAWAAPWLGLIGTLFVFCSGMLYLQRQRNKAQRAGEGYGTDLRNEPETAADLKLPNPLLALSPLLLVGVMNLLFTHWIPDWYGKTHSLSLPGMSTPVQTDIAKLTAIWAVEAALLLGILLVLVTGFGAIKNRLAEGSKAAVSGALLAAMNTASEYGFGAVIASLPGFLVLADALRAIPNPLVNEAITVTLLAGITGSASGGMSIALAAMSDSFIAAANAANIPLEVLHRVAAMASGGMDTLPHNGAVITLLAVTGLTHREAYKDIFGITLIKTLAVFVVIATFYATGIV from the coding sequence ATGAGTGTAATCATCGCCCTGGCAGCCCTCGCGCTGCTGATGCTGGCTGCTTACCGTGGTTATAGCGTTATCCTTTTCGCCCCAATCGCCGCCCTTGGCGCGGTACTGCTTACCGACCCTTCGGCCGTGGCCCCCGCCTTCACCGGCGTGTTCATGGAAAAGATGGTCGGCTTCATCAAGCTGTACTTCCCCGTGTTCTTGCTCGGCGCCGTGTTCGGCAAGCTGATCGAGTTGTCCGGCTTCTCTCGTTCGATTGTTGCAGCAGCTATCCGCCTGCTCGGCACCCGCCAGGCCATGCTGGTAATCGTATTGGTGTGCGCGCTGCTGACCTACGGCGGGGTCTCGCTGTTTGTAGTGGTGTTCGCCGTCTACCCGTTCGCTGCCGAAATGTTTCGGCAGAGCAACATCCCCAAGCGCCTGATCCCGGCGACCATCGCTCTGGGCGCATTCTCTTTCACCATGGACGCCCTGCCCGGCACCCCGCAGATCCAGAACATCATCCCCAGCACATTCTTCAACACTACGGCCTGGGCTGCGCCGTGGCTGGGCTTGATCGGCACCTTGTTCGTGTTCTGCTCCGGCATGCTGTACCTGCAACGCCAGCGCAACAAGGCCCAGCGTGCCGGCGAAGGCTATGGCACAGACCTGCGCAACGAGCCGGAAACTGCCGCCGATCTCAAGCTACCTAACCCGCTGCTGGCCCTGTCGCCGCTGCTGCTGGTCGGGGTGATGAACCTGCTGTTCACCCACTGGATTCCCGACTGGTATGGCAAGACCCACAGCCTCAGCCTGCCCGGCATGAGCACCCCAGTGCAAACCGATATCGCCAAGCTCACGGCGATCTGGGCGGTGGAAGCAGCCCTGCTGCTGGGTATCTTGCTGGTATTGGTGACAGGCTTCGGGGCGATCAAGAATCGTTTGGCCGAGGGCAGCAAAGCTGCGGTCAGTGGCGCGCTGCTGGCCGCGATGAATACGGCGTCCGAATACGGCTTTGGCGCGGTGATCGCCTCGTTGCCAGGGTTTCTGGTGCTGGCCGATGCCCTGCGCGCTATACCGAACCCATTGGTCAACGAAGCAATCACGGTAACCTTGCTCGCCGGTATAACTGGCTCCGCCTCTGGCGGCATGAGTATCGCCCTGGCGGCGATGTCGGACAGCTTCATCGCTGCGGCGAACGCGGCCAACATTCCTCTTGAAGTGCTGCACCGGGTTGCGGCCATGGCCAGTGGCGGCATGGACACCCTGCCGCACAACGGCGCGGTTATCACCCTGCTGGCCGTAACCGGTCTGACACACCGCGAAGCCTACAAAGACATATTTGGTATTACCCTGATCAAGACCCTGGCAGTGTTCGTGGTGATCGCCACTTTCTACGCGACCGGCATCGTTTAA
- a CDS encoding peptidylprolyl isomerase: protein MKAQARHILVKTAEEAEQLKQRIAKGEAFDVLAKKYSTCPSGKRGGDLGEVRPGQMVGAIDQVIFKKPLRVVHGPIKSKFGYHLVQVFYRD from the coding sequence ATGAAAGCACAGGCCCGGCATATTCTGGTCAAGACCGCCGAAGAAGCCGAACAGCTCAAACAACGCATCGCCAAGGGCGAAGCGTTCGATGTGCTGGCCAAGAAGTATTCGACCTGCCCCTCCGGCAAACGCGGCGGCGATTTGGGCGAAGTGCGTCCTGGACAGATGGTCGGCGCGATCGATCAGGTCATCTTCAAAAAACCGCTACGCGTCGTTCATGGTCCGATCAAGAGCAAGTTCGGCTATCACCTGGTCCAGGTGTTCTATCGCGATTAA